The window CCGCTCTTGGTGGCGTTACAGAAGCAGTTCGGGAAAGGATTGTTGCAGTTCAGACCGATCAGAACCGAGTTTTTCCGGCGGGCGAGATAGTGGGGATCGGTGGTGTTCTGCAGAAAGCTTACGTCCATGTAAAGGATTGCCGAAAGGTCACAGGAGCGGACGCCGAAGTACACGGTCGGCTCAAGGGTATTTGTGGTGTGCTTGAATTCGTACTTGTCCGGAGTGGCGACCGTATAGGTGAACAGGATTTCACTCTGGGGGAACATGAACTGTTTTAACGAGTTCTGTGGCTGGCGGTCGAGGTCGAACGACAGGGAGTCGACAGTGT of the Pseudomonadota bacterium genome contains:
- a CDS encoding 4Fe-4S ferredoxin; protein product: MTDKLILKKDHLTPFLRKLNKKYRLIGPRTNRHGDTLFSPIDTVDSLSFDLDRQPQNSLKQFMFPQSEILFTYTVATPDKYEFKHTTNTLEPTVYFGVRSCDLSAILYMDVSFLQNTTDPHYLARRKNSVLIGLNCNNPFPNCFCNATKSG